A genomic segment from Vibrio panuliri encodes:
- a CDS encoding competence protein CoiA family protein, which translates to MLIPFGLKQGKFYDVSEVERGRACGCICPSCKQTLVARKGDPEKKIHHFAHDKKAKEDQEEKIKCDYSFCVVARLVIKQCIRELSSFEMLFPEWKIELHKNDQFGRTQTVTGYATKSHTLLIEQFEVEPSAQYNDLDVLCYIGGYPVGIHFSYNGRPCYIPKEDEQLSLIDIDLEPLRALYATFTQKSHDSFKELVMDYVFKVGSRNWLTHIRYASRKKELKAKLKELVEASNELPPR; encoded by the coding sequence ATGTTGATTCCTTTTGGTTTAAAGCAAGGCAAGTTCTATGACGTGAGCGAAGTGGAGCGTGGTCGAGCTTGCGGGTGTATTTGCCCGAGTTGCAAACAAACGCTTGTTGCAAGGAAAGGGGATCCTGAGAAAAAGATTCACCACTTTGCCCATGATAAGAAAGCCAAAGAAGACCAAGAGGAAAAAATAAAATGCGACTACTCATTTTGTGTAGTTGCAAGGCTGGTCATTAAGCAATGCATTCGAGAGTTATCCTCATTTGAGATGCTATTTCCCGAATGGAAAATCGAACTACATAAAAATGATCAGTTTGGTCGAACGCAAACAGTAACCGGATATGCGACCAAGTCGCATACACTGCTGATCGAACAATTTGAAGTGGAACCTTCAGCGCAATATAACGATCTGGATGTGCTTTGTTATATTGGTGGTTATCCCGTTGGTATCCACTTTAGCTATAACGGTCGCCCTTGTTACATTCCTAAAGAGGACGAACAATTATCGTTAATCGATATTGATCTTGAGCCGCTTAGAGCGCTTTATGCGACCTTTACTCAGAAAAGCCATGATTCATTTAAAGAACTGGTTATGGACTATGTATTCAAGGTTGGTTCTCGAAATTGGCTGACACATATTCGATACGCATCTCGTAAAAAAGAACTGAAAGCCAAATTAAAAGAGCTAGTCGAGGCGTCAAACGAACTTCCTCCACGGTGA
- a CDS encoding M20 aminoacylase family protein — protein sequence MSIEFKAIEWRHHIHQHPEFGTEEHQTAEFVATKLEEFGIEVHRGIGGTGVVGILKRGKSDRSIGLRADMDALHIQEENTFCYASVNEGAMHACGHDGHTAMLLGAAHELANNGNFDGTVYFIFQPDEERGTGAKAMIADGLFTRWNIDAVYAMHNLPGIEAGHFVTRPHSIMASESSFEIEVIATGGHAAMPHMGTDPIVVGAQIVTAMQTIVSRNLSAIDETAVISITEFATNGTVNVIPTKVTIKGDTRSFTDVALHKIEKAIERIVAGQCMSAGVDYTYKFNNSFLSTINTPDEAAYAVEAATKVVGAERVNGACQPFTISEDFSFMLREAKGCYILVGNGVGESGGTALHKPHYDFNDNIIKDGIGFWKTLAEQQLSL from the coding sequence ATGTCTATCGAATTTAAAGCCATCGAATGGCGCCATCATATCCATCAACATCCTGAATTTGGTACAGAAGAACATCAGACTGCCGAATTTGTTGCTACTAAGCTTGAAGAGTTTGGTATCGAAGTTCACCGTGGTATTGGTGGAACAGGTGTCGTTGGTATTCTAAAGCGTGGTAAAAGTGACCGTTCGATTGGTCTGCGCGCAGATATGGACGCGCTGCACATTCAAGAGGAAAATACTTTCTGCTATGCATCAGTAAATGAAGGAGCGATGCACGCTTGTGGTCACGACGGTCACACCGCAATGTTGCTCGGTGCAGCCCATGAACTTGCGAACAATGGTAACTTTGACGGTACGGTTTATTTTATTTTCCAACCAGATGAAGAGCGTGGTACTGGCGCAAAAGCAATGATTGCTGACGGTTTATTTACTCGTTGGAACATCGATGCAGTATACGCTATGCACAACTTACCAGGTATTGAAGCAGGTCACTTTGTTACTCGTCCACATTCTATCATGGCGAGTGAGAGTAGCTTTGAAATCGAGGTAATTGCGACAGGTGGTCACGCAGCCATGCCTCATATGGGTACAGACCCAATCGTAGTAGGCGCTCAAATTGTTACCGCGATGCAAACTATTGTATCTCGTAACTTGAGTGCGATTGATGAAACAGCGGTGATCTCCATCACTGAGTTTGCGACCAACGGTACCGTTAACGTAATCCCAACCAAAGTGACGATCAAAGGTGATACACGCAGTTTTACCGATGTTGCATTGCACAAGATAGAAAAAGCGATCGAGCGAATCGTCGCTGGTCAATGCATGTCTGCGGGTGTGGACTACACATACAAGTTCAACAACAGTTTCCTATCTACGATCAATACGCCTGATGAAGCGGCTTATGCTGTAGAAGCTGCGACTAAAGTGGTTGGTGCAGAGCGTGTAAATGGTGCATGCCAACCATTTACCATTAGTGAGGACTTCTCATTTATGCTTCGTGAAGCGAAAGGTTGTTACATCCTTGTGGGTAATGGTGTTGGCGAGAGTGGTGGAACGGCATTGCATAAGCCTCACTATGATTTCAACGATAACATCATTAAAGATGGTATTGGCTTCTGGAAGACATTAGCTGAGCAACAATTGAGCCTCTAA
- a CDS encoding DMT family transporter, producing the protein MSISSKDTFLGWVAAISVAVIWGVTGVVSKPLSMAVDPMTLVFFRYVTAVIGLSIIFFFTSRSESLSTDLGSSLNIDKKDILKIALCGIVGQGVFSLFNFLSLSHIGATENGVIQGMQPFATVFFGMMFMNFRMNKIQWAAFIVSAVCIYAMSVGPTNQIEGGTPMLGYIYVTVSMLSLAWTAHLRASLADKYGSVVSMLYQYISVAIMGFVVVLMMGLDLSQIFIILESPLLIALLVFLGTGISGGSYLIQLYSFKRIGVEKSTMALNLMPLVGYLVAVLTLGEQMAMGKTIVVSLIVVALYVFTKYETKEETQKEPELATKNV; encoded by the coding sequence ATGAGTATATCAAGTAAAGATACGTTTTTGGGGTGGGTAGCAGCGATATCTGTAGCAGTTATTTGGGGGGTCACAGGTGTTGTGTCTAAGCCTCTTTCAATGGCTGTTGATCCAATGACTTTAGTGTTTTTCCGCTATGTAACTGCGGTGATCGGTCTTTCTATCATTTTCTTTTTTACTTCTCGTAGTGAAAGCTTAAGTACTGATTTAGGTTCATCGTTAAATATAGATAAAAAAGACATTCTGAAAATAGCCTTGTGCGGTATTGTTGGTCAAGGTGTTTTCTCTCTATTTAACTTCTTATCGTTGTCCCATATTGGTGCGACGGAAAATGGTGTAATTCAAGGTATGCAGCCGTTTGCGACGGTATTCTTTGGTATGATGTTTATGAATTTCCGCATGAACAAAATCCAGTGGGCTGCATTTATTGTATCAGCGGTCTGTATCTACGCAATGAGTGTTGGTCCAACTAACCAGATCGAAGGTGGCACGCCAATGCTGGGTTATATTTATGTAACAGTTTCTATGCTTTCTTTAGCTTGGACTGCACACTTACGCGCAAGTCTTGCTGATAAGTATGGTTCCGTAGTATCAATGCTTTATCAATACATCTCTGTTGCCATTATGGGTTTTGTGGTTGTATTGATGATGGGGTTAGACCTGAGCCAGATCTTTATTATTCTTGAAAGTCCACTACTAATTGCCTTGCTTGTATTCTTAGGTACAGGTATCTCAGGTGGTAGTTACTTAATTCAACTTTACTCTTTCAAGCGTATTGGCGTTGAAAAATCAACAATGGCTTTAAACTTAATGCCATTGGTTGGTTATCTAGTTGCAGTATTGACGCTAGGTGAGCAAATGGCGATGGGTAAAACAATTGTTGTATCTTTGATTGTGGTTGCTCTTTACGTATTTACTAAATACGAAACAAAAGAAGAAACGCAAAAAGAACCTGAACTAGCAACAAAAAATGTATAA
- a CDS encoding M24 family metallopeptidase — protein MQNYLNRGFEQSEFEMRTQRAQKVMHEMNLDAMLFTTEPNVRYFTGFHTQFWHSPTRPWFLIVPAEGKPIAIIPEIGASGMAGTWLDTIMTWPSPRPEDDGISLVASALNSLPCRHGRVGATLGIESHLRMPTNNYLKLTTLVKKDFVDCSLAMHGLRQIKSQAEIEKTREICRITNVGFKRVPEYARAGMTEREICKQFRIDMLLEGADECPYIIAGSGPDGYDSIIMGPTDRVVEEGDVLIIDTGAVRDGYFSDFDRNWAFGHASEQTKAAYRATYEATTAGFEAAKPGATTTDIYNAMWKVLEANGALGNDVGRLGHGLGMELTERPSNTATDNTVLVPGMVMTLEPGMVYAPGKSMVHEENIVITEDGAEWLSERAEPELIIIN, from the coding sequence ATGCAAAACTATTTAAACCGTGGTTTTGAACAATCTGAATTTGAAATGCGTACCCAGCGTGCTCAAAAAGTCATGCACGAGATGAACTTAGATGCGATGTTGTTTACAACAGAACCAAATGTTCGCTACTTCACAGGTTTTCACACACAGTTTTGGCACAGTCCAACTCGTCCTTGGTTCTTAATTGTTCCAGCAGAAGGTAAGCCTATTGCGATTATTCCAGAAATAGGGGCAAGTGGTATGGCCGGAACTTGGCTCGACACCATTATGACTTGGCCATCGCCACGCCCTGAAGATGACGGTATTAGCCTAGTCGCAAGCGCATTAAATAGCCTTCCTTGTCGCCATGGTCGTGTTGGTGCAACTCTAGGTATCGAATCGCATCTGCGCATGCCAACCAACAACTATTTAAAACTTACAACGCTAGTGAAAAAAGACTTCGTTGACTGCTCCCTTGCGATGCATGGCCTTCGTCAAATTAAATCTCAGGCTGAAATCGAGAAGACTCGCGAAATCTGTCGTATTACAAATGTCGGCTTCAAACGTGTACCTGAATATGCACGCGCGGGTATGACAGAACGTGAAATCTGTAAGCAGTTCCGTATTGATATGTTGTTAGAAGGTGCTGATGAATGTCCATACATCATTGCTGGCTCTGGTCCTGATGGTTACGACAGCATCATTATGGGCCCTACCGACCGCGTTGTTGAAGAAGGTGATGTGCTGATCATTGATACTGGTGCAGTGCGTGATGGTTACTTCTCTGATTTTGATCGCAACTGGGCGTTTGGTCACGCGAGCGAACAAACCAAAGCAGCATACCGTGCAACTTATGAGGCCACTACCGCCGGCTTTGAAGCTGCAAAACCGGGAGCTACAACCACAGATATCTACAATGCCATGTGGAAAGTACTCGAAGCAAATGGCGCACTAGGTAATGACGTAGGCCGCCTAGGCCACGGTCTAGGTATGGAGCTAACAGAACGTCCTTCAAACACAGCAACAGACAATACCGTTCTAGTACCAGGTATGGTTATGACGCTTGAACCAGGCATGGTTTACGCTCCAGGTAAATCAATGGTACATGAGGAAAATATTGTGATTACAGAAGATGGTGCAGAGTGGCTCTCAGAGCGTGCTGAACCAGAACTGATCATAATCAACTAA
- a CDS encoding helix-turn-helix transcriptional regulator, whose translation MNATKYKSFNVEFTESDRERLQAYFRLADTIADFIGPHCEVVIHSFDSFEKSVVKIVNGHHTGREVGSPITDMGLKMLGVFESTGEVTPKSYFTTSKDGSLLKSTTCVVAGDENKPIGLFCINMNLSHPFPEIIRTLMPDTAKVGMHENFGSSPTEVIEHALEHAIKDVESDSTINLKGKNKAITKILLDNGIFELKEATAFVSERLGITRHAIYKYIREYKSE comes from the coding sequence ATGAATGCAACCAAATACAAATCTTTTAATGTAGAGTTTACAGAAAGTGACAGAGAGCGTTTGCAGGCGTACTTTCGCTTAGCTGATACGATCGCTGATTTCATCGGTCCACATTGTGAGGTCGTTATTCACTCATTTGATAGCTTTGAGAAGTCAGTAGTGAAAATCGTCAATGGTCATCATACTGGTCGTGAAGTCGGGTCACCGATTACAGATATGGGATTAAAAATGCTTGGAGTATTTGAAAGCACTGGCGAGGTCACCCCTAAAAGTTACTTTACTACAAGCAAAGATGGCTCTCTGCTCAAATCAACAACTTGTGTTGTAGCAGGTGATGAGAACAAGCCTATTGGTTTGTTCTGTATCAATATGAATCTTTCACATCCATTTCCGGAAATCATCAGAACACTAATGCCAGATACTGCCAAAGTTGGCATGCATGAGAACTTTGGCTCTTCACCGACAGAGGTAATAGAGCACGCTCTCGAACATGCAATCAAAGATGTTGAGAGTGACTCAACGATTAACTTGAAAGGTAAAAACAAAGCCATTACCAAAATTTTACTTGATAACGGCATTTTTGAACTGAAAGAGGCGACTGCATTTGTTTCTGAGCGTCTTGGCATCACACGTCACGCGATCTACAAATACATTCGTGAATACAAATCGGAATAA
- a CDS encoding RidA family protein — protein sequence MKTQIHTESAPAAIGPYSQALAFKELVFTSGQLPLDPETMAFPEGGIREQARQSLANLKAILEQSGAGIDTVLKTTCFLANMEDFVVFNEVYTEVFGTDCAPARSCIQAGRLPKDALVEVEAIAYIK from the coding sequence ATGAAAACTCAAATTCATACTGAATCTGCACCAGCAGCTATTGGCCCATACTCACAAGCTCTAGCATTTAAAGAGCTAGTATTTACTTCAGGCCAATTGCCTCTAGATCCTGAGACTATGGCATTTCCTGAAGGTGGAATTAGAGAACAAGCTCGTCAATCACTAGCGAACCTAAAAGCGATTCTTGAGCAAAGTGGCGCAGGTATCGATACGGTTCTAAAAACAACCTGCTTTTTAGCTAATATGGAAGATTTCGTGGTATTCAACGAAGTATATACTGAAGTATTTGGTACAGACTGTGCACCTGCGCGTTCTTGCATTCAAGCAGGTCGCCTGCCAAAAGATGCTCTAGTCGAAGTAGAAGCGATCGCTTATATCAAATAA
- the dpaL gene encoding diaminopropionate ammonia-lyase → MLKLSLNSNYNGETSSLFTHKAAKQTRAFHQQIDGYQPTPLVSLPALAQHLGVKAILVKDESKRFGLNAFKVLGGSYALGRLLADHLNMDISEIDLKTVSEKLPKPLVFTTATAGNHGTGVAWAAREMGQKAVVYMPKGSPQASVDRIRGLGAECIVTDVNYDDTVRLASQTADENGWTLVQDTAWEGYETIPTWISQGYITMADEALEQAQTENMTPTHVMLQAGVGAMAGGVLGYFADVLGADNFKAIIGEPSAADCIFRSADAGDMTPVTGDLTSIMAGLACGEPNPVTWPILRDCSDACVSADDSIAALGMRILGNPLKGDQAVISGESGAITMGILYRLMTTDEGKVFADQLGLGSDSIVMIFSTEGDTNPTRYRDIVWNGAHS, encoded by the coding sequence ATGTTGAAACTATCTCTGAATTCAAACTATAACGGTGAAACTAGCTCTTTATTTACTCATAAAGCCGCTAAGCAAACACGCGCATTCCACCAACAAATTGACGGTTACCAACCGACACCACTCGTTTCTCTACCAGCATTAGCGCAACACTTGGGTGTAAAAGCTATTCTAGTTAAAGACGAATCAAAACGTTTTGGTCTCAACGCGTTTAAAGTTCTTGGTGGCTCTTACGCACTAGGTCGCCTACTCGCCGATCACCTAAATATGGATATCAGCGAAATCGACTTAAAAACAGTATCAGAAAAACTACCCAAACCTCTTGTGTTTACTACTGCGACTGCTGGCAACCATGGTACTGGTGTCGCATGGGCGGCTCGTGAAATGGGACAAAAAGCGGTAGTATATATGCCCAAAGGTTCACCCCAAGCAAGCGTTGACCGAATCCGTGGCTTAGGCGCTGAGTGTATTGTTACTGACGTCAATTACGATGACACCGTGCGTTTAGCAAGCCAAACAGCAGATGAAAATGGCTGGACACTAGTACAAGATACTGCATGGGAAGGTTATGAAACTATCCCAACTTGGATTTCACAAGGCTACATCACAATGGCTGATGAGGCACTTGAACAAGCGCAAACTGAAAATATGACGCCAACACACGTTATGCTTCAGGCTGGTGTGGGCGCGATGGCAGGCGGTGTTCTCGGTTACTTTGCTGATGTATTAGGTGCTGACAATTTCAAAGCGATCATCGGTGAACCAAGTGCTGCTGACTGCATTTTCCGTTCAGCTGATGCTGGCGACATGACGCCAGTAACAGGCGATTTAACATCTATCATGGCTGGTCTTGCTTGCGGTGAGCCAAACCCAGTTACTTGGCCAATCCTACGAGACTGCTCTGATGCTTGCGTATCGGCTGACGACAGCATTGCAGCACTAGGTATGCGTATCTTAGGTAACCCTCTAAAAGGTGACCAAGCAGTAATCAGTGGCGAATCTGGCGCCATCACAATGGGTATTCTGTACCGACTAATGACAACAGATGAAGGCAAGGTGTTTGCTGACCAATTAGGACTTGGTTCTGACTCGATTGTGATGATCTTTAGTACTGAAGGTGACACCAACCCAACACGTTACCGTGATATCGTGTGGAATGGCGCCCATAGCTAA
- a CDS encoding SgrR family transcriptional regulator, translating to MLGSQVLSASHLQRLKQLEKHFSRGETYDVDIGTLAEILNCSERYVSKLMASFDSFGLLHWAPGQGRGHCSKLTLLQSFEASLLTQLERMARSGRMNQAFRLATQFSKGHLFQDHLPLWLGDAQQELKKQNTLMYLVPYILPEWHPHLAQSARSVLLIESVFDTLVRYNPIQNEIVPHIAHQFHYSDMQIRLRIRNDIVMHNGEALTPEFVKKNIEMRLTTPHPYQILFRHVERIDIDKQWVIFSMRQSDPIFLHLLADSHSAIFDYQASSPIGCGAYRVENLEKQYWSLVRNNHYFGFGGHIERVEFWCGDAQPQTPMHVAELIYSESQPAQPQKIDRSGCAVMQFHHHVGALSAQERAWIVHHSRRFSLGSQKRVANSLMDCHQDKGFHLFNHDMKLPTRPVVIEVIDSHMSELKPLLDELSQKGVVWQVCIRGQSQNTAIDVSYDCYVFGDDLTFQYYEWLLCGNVFRLCLPERGKQSLLFFIDMLMQESSNSEEFLHKLYRAEDWLIQNYYYCPLWRNHFTVTRADNLYGTETNNMGVMSLVNMWLE from the coding sequence ATGCTAGGTTCTCAGGTGTTGTCTGCGAGTCATCTACAGCGTTTAAAACAGCTCGAGAAACATTTTTCTCGCGGTGAAACTTATGATGTTGATATTGGCACTCTTGCTGAAATTTTGAACTGTTCAGAAAGGTACGTGAGTAAGCTAATGGCTTCTTTTGACAGTTTTGGGCTTCTTCATTGGGCTCCGGGGCAGGGGCGAGGACATTGTTCGAAACTGACACTACTACAAAGTTTTGAAGCTTCACTACTGACTCAACTAGAGCGAATGGCTCGGTCTGGCAGGATGAATCAGGCGTTTCGACTAGCTACTCAATTTAGCAAAGGTCACCTGTTTCAAGATCACTTACCTCTTTGGTTAGGAGATGCGCAACAAGAATTGAAAAAGCAGAACACTTTAATGTATTTGGTGCCTTATATTCTTCCTGAATGGCATCCTCATTTGGCACAGTCCGCTCGTTCTGTTTTACTCATCGAAAGCGTCTTTGATACTTTAGTTCGATACAATCCTATTCAGAATGAAATTGTGCCTCATATCGCTCACCAGTTTCATTACAGTGACATGCAAATCCGTCTCCGCATCCGCAATGACATAGTAATGCACAATGGAGAGGCGCTGACACCGGAATTTGTCAAAAAAAATATCGAAATGCGGCTCACGACGCCGCATCCATACCAAATTTTATTTCGTCATGTAGAGCGTATCGACATAGATAAGCAGTGGGTTATTTTTTCTATGCGTCAATCTGACCCCATTTTCCTGCATCTGTTAGCTGACTCACACAGTGCGATTTTTGATTATCAGGCTTCAAGTCCCATTGGGTGCGGGGCATACCGAGTCGAAAATTTGGAAAAACAATATTGGAGTTTGGTTCGCAATAACCATTATTTTGGTTTTGGGGGCCATATTGAACGAGTAGAGTTTTGGTGTGGCGATGCTCAACCTCAAACACCTATGCATGTAGCAGAACTGATTTACAGCGAATCCCAACCCGCTCAGCCTCAAAAAATCGACCGCAGCGGGTGTGCTGTGATGCAGTTTCATCATCATGTGGGCGCATTATCCGCTCAAGAAAGAGCTTGGATTGTTCATCATAGTCGGCGTTTTTCGTTAGGTAGCCAAAAAAGAGTCGCGAATAGCTTAATGGATTGCCATCAAGATAAGGGATTTCACTTGTTCAATCACGATATGAAACTACCGACTCGTCCGGTGGTCATTGAAGTGATAGATAGCCATATGAGTGAGTTAAAGCCTTTGCTCGATGAGTTGTCTCAAAAAGGGGTTGTTTGGCAGGTATGTATTCGAGGACAGTCTCAAAATACTGCTATTGATGTTTCCTATGACTGCTACGTTTTTGGTGACGATCTGACGTTCCAGTATTACGAGTGGCTACTTTGCGGCAATGTATTTAGACTCTGTTTACCTGAACGTGGAAAGCAAAGCCTACTATTCTTTATTGATATGCTTATGCAGGAAAGTAGCAATAGTGAGGAGTTTCTACACAAGCTTTATCGAGCGGAAGATTGGCTTATCCAAAACTATTATTATTGCCCTCTCTGGCGCAACCATTTCACCGTAACTCGAGCAGATAACTTGTATGGCACAGAAACGAACAATATGGGGGTTATGTCTCTGGTGAACATGTGGTTGGAGTAA
- a CDS encoding tetratricopeptide repeat protein, with amino-acid sequence METIIKQAIALRKEAKYQESRALLTALLDNESYYAKAHLQIAWSYDNEGKEQEAVNHYLSSLSGLLSLAERFDALFGLASTYRSLGMYSEALGYFEQTLNEYPNCIEVQPFYAMCLYNLGRHKEATSLLLELLVSTTNSSAIKEYQRAISLYAQDLDKTFCSR; translated from the coding sequence ATGGAAACTATCATAAAACAAGCAATAGCGTTGCGAAAAGAGGCTAAGTATCAAGAGTCGAGGGCTTTGCTTACCGCACTTTTAGATAATGAGAGTTATTATGCTAAAGCTCATTTACAAATTGCTTGGTCGTATGACAATGAGGGAAAGGAGCAAGAAGCAGTTAATCACTATTTATCATCTCTTTCAGGCTTACTTTCGTTGGCAGAAAGGTTTGATGCTTTGTTTGGGTTGGCGAGCACCTATAGAAGCCTTGGCATGTATTCAGAAGCGTTAGGTTATTTCGAGCAAACTTTAAATGAGTATCCTAATTGCATCGAAGTTCAGCCTTTCTACGCTATGTGTCTTTACAATTTGGGACGCCATAAAGAAGCGACATCATTGCTGCTTGAACTTTTGGTATCAACTACAAATAGTAGTGCTATTAAAGAGTATCAGCGAGCTATTTCTCTATACGCACAAGATTTGGATAAAACGTTTTGTAGTCGATAG
- a CDS encoding ABC transporter transmembrane domain-containing protein: MQITRAVNKDVIGKVMLPSILINLLSLAVPLTVLQIYDRILPNQSYGTATMLIGGASTAVILEALIRYVRSWLLSAAASNTENTTFAELVTAITQSKPNALRNLGAAGVDNGLSNIVKVREWYSGGIISGFIDLPFALLFLGLVYYIGGSLVLVPIAVWVTACAVVFIVSTKSKRLSDIALEKDQERKGFMLLLGQTIQGIKRQAVESRLYSQFKRANDARYLSKSSEEQQNAFALEFIQLASLMTSVVIVVTGSLWVLDGALTTGGLAACSILSGRAVAPLSALIGMRVKLNTIHSANRAIQNIQTLPKQHSESVSSESISSLSVDKLTARRFGVDYHASFDVKQSSTVLISSDERHIDSFFAAVIAGVDESQSGTVFINQQEIPLESFQFYTSYVGVKAQLVSGSLLDNLCGFDAGRIERATGYAKKLGLWRKLSQLNDGLETKVGHTAVNALSMGNTKLLNIAAQLASPASVVVLDRPDASLDLDGLAALAQVLQEEKDQGRIILLVSHNPTLVALASNTVLVSKTGQGASL; this comes from the coding sequence ATGCAAATAACACGAGCGGTTAATAAGGATGTTATCGGGAAGGTGATGCTTCCTTCAATTCTGATCAATCTCTTGTCTCTCGCCGTGCCATTAACGGTTTTACAGATTTACGATCGAATTCTTCCTAATCAAAGTTACGGCACGGCAACAATGCTGATTGGTGGTGCAAGCACTGCGGTCATACTGGAGGCGCTTATTCGGTATGTGAGAAGTTGGCTGCTTTCGGCTGCTGCGAGTAATACTGAAAATACAACTTTTGCTGAGCTTGTCACTGCCATCACCCAATCGAAACCCAATGCCCTGCGTAATCTTGGCGCAGCAGGGGTTGATAATGGGCTTTCAAATATCGTTAAAGTGAGAGAGTGGTATTCCGGTGGAATAATCTCTGGCTTTATCGATCTGCCTTTTGCTTTGCTGTTTCTCGGTCTGGTTTATTACATCGGTGGTAGCCTTGTTCTCGTGCCTATCGCTGTTTGGGTGACGGCTTGTGCAGTGGTTTTTATTGTGTCGACTAAATCTAAACGACTCAGTGATATTGCTCTTGAGAAAGACCAAGAACGAAAAGGCTTTATGCTGCTACTTGGACAAACTATACAAGGCATAAAACGCCAAGCGGTAGAGTCACGGCTTTATAGCCAGTTTAAACGTGCAAATGATGCTCGGTATTTGTCTAAATCGAGTGAAGAGCAACAGAATGCGTTTGCATTAGAGTTTATTCAGCTAGCGTCGTTGATGACATCAGTCGTGATTGTGGTCACCGGGAGTCTATGGGTTTTAGATGGAGCACTCACAACTGGTGGCTTGGCTGCGTGTTCAATTTTGTCTGGTCGCGCTGTTGCCCCTCTCAGTGCTCTTATTGGTATGCGTGTAAAATTGAATACCATTCACTCAGCCAATCGTGCGATTCAAAACATACAGACTTTGCCAAAACAGCACTCAGAGTCAGTCAGTTCGGAAAGTATCAGTAGTCTTTCTGTCGATAAGCTGACAGCTCGGCGCTTTGGAGTTGATTACCATGCCTCTTTTGATGTTAAACAAAGCAGCACCGTACTTATATCGAGTGATGAGCGCCATATTGATAGCTTTTTTGCTGCAGTTATAGCGGGTGTGGACGAGAGTCAAAGTGGCACGGTCTTCATTAATCAGCAAGAGATCCCGCTGGAATCATTCCAGTTCTACACATCTTATGTAGGCGTTAAAGCGCAATTGGTCAGTGGCTCACTGCTCGATAACTTATGTGGTTTTGATGCAGGACGTATAGAGAGGGCGACGGGTTATGCTAAGAAACTAGGTCTGTGGCGGAAGCTATCTCAATTGAATGATGGTTTGGAAACGAAAGTGGGTCACACCGCTGTTAATGCATTGAGCATGGGTAATACCAAGCTTTTGAATATTGCCGCTCAGCTAGCGTCTCCTGCAAGCGTAGTAGTTTTGGATAGACCTGATGCCTCGTTAGATCTAGATGGTTTAGCTGCACTTGCTCAAGTATTGCAAGAAGAGAAAGACCAAGGTCGTATTATTTTGCTTGTATCACATAACCCAACGCTGGTGGCTCTCGCCAGCAATACGGTGTTGGTGAGCAAAACTGGGCAAGGAGCTTCACTATGA